Within the Granulicella sibirica genome, the region GCCTCTCCCAACAGCACGCCGGTTCCGTACAGAAACAGCAGAAGCGTGCGGAACGTCCGCGCGGTAAAAATGGACATGAATCCGCGTTGCGTCTTGCTAGTGGACACCAGAAGCCGATGCAGTTCGGCGCGCGAGTAGATGTAGCGGACAAAGGTCTGTGGCAGAGGCCGGCAGCGCGGAGGGAGCGGCAAACCACCGATCTCCTGGTGCGCGACCCAGTACAGGAAAAATTGGTGGAGTACGCCATATTTGTACCCCCACATCCGGGAGACCAGTCCATCGCCGAGGAACGACTCCGCATGATGCACCCGGATGAGGTGAAGCGGGAGGTTTCCCACTTCCTTACCAAAGCAACGGAGAATCTGTGCCCCCTTGACCCACTCCACGCCTTGCATCCGTTTCGCCTTGATATAGAGGCGAATGCCTTCGCGTAGTCTCATCGCAACCCCGTGAGGCCGAACGCGGCAACCTGACGTAAGCCATATCCGTCATGTTTGGCATAGATGCCAATGGAGTTCGTATCATGGTGCCCGAGATACTCTGCGATATCGCTGAGAGAAGCGCCCTTTTTCAGCAAACGCGTCGCGCAAGCGTGGCGCAGGGAATGCGGGCCGATGTGCTCCAAATCGAGGCCAAGGATGCGCAATCGTTTCCCAACGGTCTGCCAGACAACCGTTGAGGAGAGTGGACCATAGGGACGCATCAGCGACAGGAAGAGATGGCTAGAGCTGTTTCGCACTCTACCGAAGCGAAGATACGCAAGAATCGCCTCGCCGACTTCATACTGGAGCGGATACTGTTGCATACCTCCGCGCTTCGCTCGTCGAACAATGAACACTTCGTTGCGCCAGTCGAAGTCATTCAACCGCAAGTCGCGGATTTCACTGCTGCGCAGGCCATAGATCGTCAGGAGCAATAGGATGGCTTTCGCACGCAGTTGTTCAGGCTTCGGCCCGTCGGCCAGTTTCAAGAGTTGGCTCACGTGTCGCCACGCGGGGCCCTTGGGGTGCGGGTGATACTTCGGGACACGCGGGCTGCGAATGCCGAGTGGCAGGTTGGGCGGGCACCAGCCTTGTGTCTCGGCATACTGGAAAAAGCTGCGCATCGCCTGGCACTGGGAAGCCATCACCTCAGGCTTCAACCCGGAGTTTCGTCTGCTGTCCAGGTACGTCTCGATTTCGCGTAAGGAAACGGTACGCAATTCGCCGCCCTGTGCCGCCAGCCATGTCAGGAAGTGCTGGGCGCGGTTACAGTACCCATTGATCGTGGCTGGTGCCAAACCTCGGGTGACACGCATGGCTTCGGTGAACGCCGCGATCTCGTTCTGATAAGGAAGAACGCGAGGAGCCAGCTTTCCATGGAAGCGCAGCCACGGGCGCGCGACGACCAGGAAGGATTCAGCGCGTCGCGACTGCGAGGCGATATCATCGCCCTCCCTTTGTTGCGTAGCAGACCACGCAGCTGCGGCTTGGCGCAGCTCTGCCATGCCGATCACACGCAATTCGTTCAGTGCAAGAAACTGCACAATCGGCACCAGCAGACTCGCCACGCGGTACAACGAACTATAGCCGTACTCTTGGCGGTGCAAATATCGTAAGTAGTCTTCCCGTTCCGTCAAGAGCGGTACCTGCTGATGAAGCGCGATCTGTTCCGAACGAGTAAAGATGCGTTCAATCATGCACCCTCGTTTCGGCTGCCCCAACGCGCAGCGGCCTATCGTTTACCCTGTCGAGTTGTTCCAGAAATCGCATCAGTTCCGTGTCATCCCGCCAGTGGCGCTTCCTCCGCCCTGGACTAAGCAGTTTGAGTTGAGCGCGAAATCGTTCCGGTGTCAGCGCTAAATAGCGCGTCGTGGAACCTAAACCAATCTGGCCCATGTACGCTGCAAGGGCCGGCAGCATCCGGTTGAGGTCCGCTCCATGACGCAGCCATACAGTAATGCGATGGACTGCGAAAGTAGTCCGCAGATCATGAATGCGCGGCTGGTAGTACGCACCATCGTGGCGGCGGATTCCGGAAAGCAATCGAATGCGTTTGAAGGTGCCATAGAGAGTATTCGGATTGAGGGCTTCGCCCCTTTTATTCACGAAGAAGTGCTCACTCGACGTTTTCTTACGCTGACGCATACGCTGATATCTGGTCAAAGCACGAACGATGTCATCGCCAATCGGCAACGTACGCGGACGATTGCCCGCTGGCCCACGCACGATGATCGTTCCTCGCCGCAGATCGACATCATCAAGCAGCAATCTCTGGGCCTCGCCGACGAGCACACCTGTTCCATAGAGCAGGATCAGCAGCGTACGCAATGTCTCCCCGTCGATGCGGCACCAGAGAGCTTGTTGGCTGGCACGCACCGTGCGCAACAGAGTGCATATTTCTACCCGGGTATAGATATAGGGAACGAAGGCACGGGAACGATCTTTGCGCTTGCTGGGCATGGGAGCACGTTGAATCTCGCCTCGCTTCACCCAGAAGTCGAAGAACCGGTGGAGCGCGTGATACTTCGCTTCCCAGGAGACCGGCGACGAAGAGATCTGGTGAAGCCATGCCGCGATGTGATGCGGCGCAATCCTCTGGAGTGCAAGGTCTCCCACTCGCTCGCCGAGCGTCACGAGATCTTTGTGGCTCGGATCGAGAGCCCCGGCGCCAGCGCGTCTTTGCTGGACGTAAATCTGAACTGCCTCCGAGAGCGTCAGCATATCCCCGTCAAACGAAACGCGGCTACCGCCCGCAGGGCCTTTTGATCGTGCTTGGCATAAATGCCGACCGACTGGAGGTTGCGATGCCCCAGAAACTCCGCAATCTCATGTAGGGAGTGCCCCTTTTTTAAAAGATAAGTCGCGCACGCATGACGCAGCGCATGTGGCCCGCGATGCTTTGTTTCCAGCCCCATCTTCTCCATTCGCTTCGCCACCACGAGCCACATTCCAGCAGCACCGATGGCGCGATAGGGAAGGTGGAGGGTTACGAAGACTTGGCGGCAGGAGCATCGGGGTCGCCCATAGCGCAGATAAGCGAGGATGGCTTCGCCGACTTCATATTGGATCGGGTATTGCTGGACGCCGCCGCCCTTCGCCCGGCGGACGGTGAAGGTCTCGCTTCGCCAGTCGAAGTCTTCCAAACGTAATCGTGCGACCTCGCTGCTTCGCAAGGCATAGATGGCATACAGCAGAAGCATCGCCTTGGCACGCAACGCTTCCACGGTCTTGCCGTTGACGGAACGGATCAGCCTGCGCACCTCCGCCCACTTCGGCCCTTTGGGCATCGTCGTCTGCGCCGGAACACGGGGGCTGCGGATGCGGTCGGCGGTGCCCGTTGCGCACCAGCCCTGGCTCTCGGCATATGCAAAGAAGGACCGAAGTGCTTGGCACTGCGTGGCCAGGGTCGCCGCCGTCCATCCCTCTGTACGCTTCAGGCGAACGAATGCGTTCGCCTCTTCGCCGGTCAGTTGGGAGAGATGATTGCCGCGCTCTGCCGCCCACCGCAGGAAGTTGTAGGTTCTGTCGGAGTAACTCTTGACGGTTGCCGCAGCGAGTCCACGCTGTCCAGCCAGTGCTTTGGTGAACTGCGCCAGGGGCGCGTCGAACCAGTCTGCCGGAGCCATCGGGAGCACAAGCATGCCATGGAAGCTCAGCCACTGTTTTGCGAAGCGAACGAAATAGCTGGCCGTCGCTCCGGGAAGGGTGCCTCGCCGTTCCGGCCCGGTGTATTCTTTCCAGCGTTCGCCCGCCGCTTCAATCTCTATTAGCTCCACCATACGCAGGCTAGTCAGCTCCATGGTGCGCACAATATGAAGCAGGTAGGCCGCAGCCGAGCGAACACGATCCGCGCCGAGACCCTTCTGCAATAGGTGATTGAGATACTGCTCGCGCTCAACCAGAAGAGGCGCTGTGTAGTGACGCAGATGCACGCTGGGAGAAGCGGTAATACGTTCGATCAATCGTCTGCCCTCATCTTGCCGGTGCAAGATCAGATTACCTGCGGGGGGAAGAAGGGAAGCAAACTACTACAACGCCGGAAGCCCAGCTTGGATCGTCGTCTCGCCTTCATCGTGCGGTGCTGATGGAAGTTGGTGGAAGCGGGGGGGGAGTCGAACCTTTTACCACAGCCCAAAATCTGTAACTTACACATTCGACAAGCTGCTACAAATGCCAAAACGGCCACTTGGACCGATCCATCGTACAGTTTTCATCCCGCGGTTTGTGGCGTATTCATCACCGCTAGGCCGCATCATGGGGATCCTCAGTCTCCGGAATCTCCCGATTGTACGATTCGACTGACACCTGCAACTGCGGAACTCCCTTCAGTTCCTTCGGCAGCTCTCCACCAAATAGATAGGGGACAGTGACGGGGAAACGGAAGTCGCGAGGGAACTTCTCCTTGAAATCACCCGGCGCGAACTCCAGCCAGACATTCGCCCCGAACTCAAAATACTCTTGCAGCCGGGTGTTCATCTCGACGTCTTCCCGGGGCTGGTGCTCGCTGATCGTCGGGAGGAAGTGATGAAGGAAGCGTTCATCGCCGTCCCATTTGCTGCCGATGATGGCGGGATTCTGGTGACCCATGTTGCGGTAGTCCCTGATCTCCTTGCGAAGGGCAAGCTGCTCGATCTGGTCGAGATGCTTTTCGTAGGTCCAGAAGTATTTTTCTCCGGCATGCTCCTTCTGCCCGCGGGTGATCGCCGTCCGCAACGCCTCGAAGACATGCTCCAGGTGCCAAAAGAACGCGGCCAGATGGCTCCGACAGATGACAATGTCCGTCTGCACATGATCTCGCACGTCCTGGTCCTGCTCACGCAGTAGCTTGACTGCCGTGCGGAGAGCGTCCGATTGCGAATACACGCGTACGTAGGCCATGTGGTATGCCGCGAAGCTGATCTGAAACCAGATCTCAGACAGTGCGTCCACAAAATCTTGTTCCGGGAGATCCGGCATTTTGAGCTTGTTGCCCAGACGCTGTTTCACGTGCATGACCTCAATAGGAGGATTCTAGACCCATCGTTCTTGCTTACTGGACCTCGTCGAGCTGTCGCGGGACGTCGCTCGAGACGATTCTCCTTAATCTCTGGGAGAATGGGTAATCCAAATACCGAGGCGCACGATGACGAAGACATCCAAACCGGGACTCGGCAACTTTTCTCCAAGAGATTTCTTGCGTGCCCGTCGTCCTGAGGCCT harbors:
- a CDS encoding tyrosine-type recombinase/integrase, whose translation is MIERIFTRSEQIALHQQVPLLTEREDYLRYLHRQEYGYSSLYRVASLLVPIVQFLALNELRVIGMAELRQAAAAWSATQQREGDDIASQSRRAESFLVVARPWLRFHGKLAPRVLPYQNEIAAFTEAMRVTRGLAPATINGYCNRAQHFLTWLAAQGGELRTVSLREIETYLDSRRNSGLKPEVMASQCQAMRSFFQYAETQGWCPPNLPLGIRSPRVPKYHPHPKGPAWRHVSQLLKLADGPKPEQLRAKAILLLLTIYGLRSSEIRDLRLNDFDWRNEVFIVRRAKRGGMQQYPLQYEVGEAILAYLRFGRVRNSSSHLFLSLMRPYGPLSSTVVWQTVGKRLRILGLDLEHIGPHSLRHACATRLLKKGASLSDIAEYLGHHDTNSIGIYAKHDGYGLRQVAAFGLTGLR
- a CDS encoding tyrosine-type recombinase/integrase, translated to MTLGERVGDLALQRIAPHHIAAWLHQISSSPVSWEAKYHALHRFFDFWVKRGEIQRAPMPSKRKDRSRAFVPYIYTRVEICTLLRTVRASQQALWCRIDGETLRTLLILLYGTGVLVGEAQRLLLDDVDLRRGTIIVRGPAGNRPRTLPIGDDIVRALTRYQRMRQRKKTSSEHFFVNKRGEALNPNTLYGTFKRIRLLSGIRRHDGAYYQPRIHDLRTTFAVHRITVWLRHGADLNRMLPALAAYMGQIGLGSTTRYLALTPERFRAQLKLLSPGRRKRHWRDDTELMRFLEQLDRVNDRPLRVGAAETRVHD
- a CDS encoding site-specific integrase, with amino-acid sequence MIERITASPSVHLRHYTAPLLVEREQYLNHLLQKGLGADRVRSAAAYLLHIVRTMELTSLRMVELIEIEAAGERWKEYTGPERRGTLPGATASYFVRFAKQWLSFHGMLVLPMAPADWFDAPLAQFTKALAGQRGLAAATVKSYSDRTYNFLRWAAERGNHLSQLTGEEANAFVRLKRTEGWTAATLATQCQALRSFFAYAESQGWCATGTADRIRSPRVPAQTTMPKGPKWAEVRRLIRSVNGKTVEALRAKAMLLLYAIYALRSSEVARLRLEDFDWRSETFTVRRAKGGGVQQYPIQYEVGEAILAYLRYGRPRCSCRQVFVTLHLPYRAIGAAGMWLVVAKRMEKMGLETKHRGPHALRHACATYLLKKGHSLHEIAEFLGHRNLQSVGIYAKHDQKALRAVAAFRLTGIC